A stretch of the Desulfobacterales bacterium genome encodes the following:
- the atpB gene encoding F0F1 ATP synthase subunit A, with protein sequence MGEIGRLSQLIIPFFGYDITINLKVIVMTWLVFGLLILLGLFARRKRSILPRPVQALGELIVSLLYDLTEDALGKELAQKYAPLVCALFMFLLLSNWLGIIPYLDEPTRDLNTTLGLGLIGFFIAHYAGIKTKGFKAYSKEYFQPIFFMMPLNLIGELAKIVSISFRLFGNILGGSIIILVVSYLTFSLVLPPFLYAFFGLFVGTIQAFVFTMLTVVYISVQVK encoded by the coding sequence ATGGGCGAAATTGGCAGATTGTCACAATTGATCATTCCCTTTTTTGGTTATGACATCACTATAAATCTGAAGGTGATCGTCATGACCTGGCTCGTCTTTGGCTTATTGATTTTGCTCGGTCTTTTTGCCCGCCGTAAAAGAAGCATACTTCCCCGTCCCGTACAGGCGCTGGGGGAACTGATTGTATCTCTCTTATACGACCTCACCGAAGACGCACTTGGTAAAGAGTTGGCTCAAAAATACGCGCCCCTGGTTTGCGCTCTGTTCATGTTCCTGCTGCTTTCCAATTGGCTTGGCATCATTCCTTACTTGGATGAGCCGACCCGAGACCTAAACACAACCCTCGGGCTGGGACTGATCGGCTTTTTTATTGCCCATTACGCCGGTATCAAAACCAAAGGATTCAAGGCGTACAGCAAGGAATATTTCCAGCCGATTTTCTTTATGATGCCGTTGAATCTAATTGGTGAACTAGCCAAAATTGTATCAATTTCCTTCCGTTTGTTTGGCAACATCCTGGGGGGATCAATTATTATTCTGGTGGTTTCTTATCTGACGTTCAGTCTTGTGCTGCCGCCTTTTTTATATGCTTTTTTCGGTCTTTTTGTCGGCACAATCCAAGCGTTCGTATTTACCATGCTTACAGTGGTTTATATCTCGGTTCAGGTGAAATAA